A stretch of Ipomoea triloba cultivar NCNSP0323 chromosome 11, ASM357664v1 DNA encodes these proteins:
- the LOC115995838 gene encoding zinc finger BED domain-containing protein RICESLEEPER 2-like, which produces MDNISTPGSQPPNSSIVEPTVVEAQTVEANNQQNEQPPAAVSGKKRKEVESRSRVWDHYERIKDSRNITIQAKCIYCAKVYKCESKRHGTSSLIAHMLACLKNPHSKDTRQSLLTFQAVNTPESSEPTVGEIGCWVFNQDLIMRVLVKMIIIDELPFRFVEGLGFKMFIVVACPRFIVPSRWTISRDILVVYDEERLKLKAFLRESSHRVSITIDSWTSIQRINYMVVTAHFIDSEWKLHKKIIAFVPVTSHKGEYLAKALETCLLEWGLRNVFSVTVDNASSNDTAMGFLKKKIVSWGTSTVKAKYIHMRCIAHILNLVVQDGLKECDSSVKKVREVVRYVRNSPARLKKFRDLADLLGIEQRSSLCLDVPTRWNSTYLMLQSALTYQKVFESCEDSDSSFKSDLGDSVPNFMDWESVSSLVELLKCFYDMTIRISGSLYVTANTFFSEISDLNCILTGMVEAGGAVGLMGRLMKAKFEKYWGDIEKMNLMIFFANILDPRDKLEYMPTQINHMYGEEKGKPYYDKVFAGLNELFDDYSVPATSSASGSSVSAAVGSASSVSSVSSVSVGRPQHLLKSQIKKQRLESGGKKKTELDIYLSEAIVEEENSFDILRWWKINAVRFPILSKLARDVLAIPISTVASESAFSTSGRVLDPFRSSLTPKMVEALVCTQDWLRLPNTPLCIEENLEELERFEKELVDGGSGRNFDPTLATIPFMWQMAMMKLPPII; this is translated from the exons ATGGATAATATCAGTACTCCTGGTAGTCAACCACCCAATTCTTCAATTGTGGAACCTACAGTGGTGGAAGCCCAAACTGTTGAGGCTAATAATCAACAGAATGAGCAACCTCCTGCTGCAGTTTCTgggaagaagaggaaagagGTTGAGTCCAGATCCAGAGTATGGGATCATTACGAGAGAATAAAAGACAGTAGAAATATTACTATACAAGCAAAGTGTATTTATTGTGCAAAAGTGTACAAGTGTGAGTCCAAGAGACATGGTACATCTTCCTTAATAGCCCATATGCTTGCCTGTTTGAAAAACCCTCACTCCAAGGATACTAGGCAGTCCCTGTTAACCTTTCAAGCAGTTAATACCCCTGAGTCATCTGAACCTACAGTGGGAGAAATTGGGTGCTGGGTATTTAACCAAGACTTAATTATGAGGGTCTTGGTTAAAATGATAATCATAGATGAACTGCCTTTTAGATTTGTTGAGGGTTTAGGTTTCAAGATGTTCATTGTTGTTGCTTGCCCTAGGTTTATAGTTCCATCTAGATGGACTATAAGTAGGGACATCCTAGTGGTCTATGATGAGGAGAGACTGAAGTTGAAGGCCTTTTTAAGGGAATCCAGTCATAGGGTTAGCATTACCATTGATTCTTGGACATCAATCCAAAGGATTAACTACATGGTTGTGACTGCCCATTTCATTGATTCAGAGTGGAAGTTgcataaaaaaatcatagcctTTGTCCCTGTTACCTCTCACAAAGGGGAGTATCTTGCAAAAGCCCTAGAAACATGCCTGCTGGAGTGGGGGCTTAGGAATGTTTTTAGTGTTACTGTGGATAATGCCTCGTCTAATGACACTGCTATGGGGtttcttaagaaaaaaatagtgtCTTGGGGTACATCAACTGTGAAGGCTAAGTATATTCACATGAGATGCATTGCCCATATCCTAAATTTGGTTGTTCAAGATGGCTTGAAGGAGTGTGATAGTTCTGTGAAAAAAGTTAGGGAGGTTGTTAGATATGTTAGGAATTCACCTGCCAGGCTAAAGAAGTTTAGGGACTTGGCTGATTTGTTGGGGATTGAGCAAAGGTCTTCTTTGTGTCTAGATGTTCCAACCAGATGGAACTCTACATATTTGATGTTACAATCTGCTTTGACTTATCAGAAAGTCTTTGAATCTTGTGAAGACTCTGATAGTTCTTTCAAATCTGACTTGGGTGATTCTGTGCCTAATTTTATGGACTGGGAGTCTGTGAGCAGTTTGGTGGagttgttgaaatgtttttatgatatgacAATCAGAATTTCTGGATCTTTATATGTGACAGCTAACACATTTTTCAGTGAGATTTCTGATTTGAATTGTATTTTAACTGGAATGGTGGAAGCTGGTGGGGCAGTGGGCTTAATGGGGAGACTTATGAAAGCAAAATTTGAGAAGTATTGGGGTGATATAGAGAAGATGaatcttatgattttctttgCTAACATTCTAGACCCCAGGGATAAATTGGAGTATATGCCTACTCAAATTAATCATATGTATGGTGAGGAGAAAGGTAAACCATACTATGATAAAGTGTTTGCTGGtttgaatgagttatttgatGATTATTCTGTTCCTGCCACTTCTTCTGCTTCTGGTTCTTCTGTGTCTGCTGCTGTTGGTAGTGCTTCTTCTGTGAGTTCTGTCAGTTCTGTGTCTGTTGGAAGGCCACAGCATTTACTCAAGtcccaaattaaaaaacaaagattgGAATCTGGGGGTAAGAAAAAAACTGAACTGGATATCTACTTGAGTGAGGCAATAGTTGAGGAGGAAAACTCCTTTGATATTTTGAGATGGTGGAAGATAAATGCTGTGAGGTTTCCCATCCTTTCTAAGCTTGCTAGGGATGTCCTAGCTATTCCAATCTCAACTGTTGCCTCTGAGTCTGCCTTCAGTACATCTGGGAGAGTATTGGATCCTTTTAGGAGTTCATTAACTCCAAAAATGGTGGAAGCTTTGGTGTGTACCCAGGATTGGCTTAGACTGCCCAATACTCCTCTATGTATTGAGGAAAATCTTGAAGAACTGGAGAGGTTTGAAAAAG AGTTAGTTGATGGTGGAAGTGGAAGGAATTTTGATCCAACACTGGCTACAATTCCA TTTATGTGGCAAATGGCAATGATGAAGCTTCCACCTATAATCTGA